Proteins encoded in a region of the Malaciobacter mytili LMG 24559 genome:
- the hslV gene encoding ATP-dependent protease subunit HslV, protein MFEATTILAYKGENQAVIGGDGQVTFGNSVLKGNATKIRTLYNGKILAGFAGSTADAFNLFDMFEEHLQTTKGDLLKAVIAFSKAWRKDKVLRRLEAMMIVLNKEHIFILSGTGDVVEPEDGKIASIGSGGNFAISAARALDKHSNLEPEALVKESLMIAGELCIYTNQNIKILKIEE, encoded by the coding sequence ATGTTTGAAGCAACTACGATATTAGCTTATAAAGGTGAAAACCAAGCAGTAATTGGTGGTGATGGTCAAGTTACTTTTGGAAACTCTGTTTTAAAAGGTAATGCTACAAAAATTAGAACTTTATATAATGGAAAAATTTTAGCTGGATTTGCAGGAAGTACAGCAGATGCTTTTAATCTTTTTGATATGTTTGAAGAACATCTACAAACAACAAAGGGTGATTTGCTTAAAGCTGTTATTGCTTTTTCTAAAGCTTGGAGAAAAGATAAAGTTCTAAGAAGATTAGAAGCTATGATGATTGTTTTAAATAAAGAACATATTTTTATTTTAAGTGGAACAGGAGATGTTGTTGAACCAGAAGATGGGAAAATAGCTTCAATTGGAAGTGGTGGAAATTTTGCAATTTCTGCTGCAAGGGCACTTGATAAGCATTCAAACTTAGAACCTGAAGCATTAGTAAAAGAGTCATTAATGATAGCAGGTGAATTATGTATATATACAAATCAAAATATTAAAATATTAAAAATAGAGGAATAA
- the rplI gene encoding 50S ribosomal protein L9: protein MKVLLIKDVKGLGKAGEVKEVKDGYGKNFLIGKGLALHATNEVLKKYEAQERKAKEQEALEIEEAKTLAETINSTKLTIKHKIGANGHLIGSVTNKEISEALKSQFDIELDKKHITLDKKIKTPGIFEVDCKLGHAVHATLKIDIIEE from the coding sequence GTGAAAGTATTATTAATTAAAGATGTAAAAGGCTTAGGAAAAGCTGGAGAAGTAAAAGAAGTAAAAGACGGATATGGGAAAAACTTTTTAATAGGAAAAGGTCTTGCTTTACACGCTACAAATGAAGTATTAAAAAAATATGAAGCTCAAGAAAGAAAAGCAAAAGAGCAAGAAGCTTTAGAAATAGAAGAAGCTAAAACTTTAGCAGAAACTATAAACTCAACAAAACTTACAATCAAACATAAAATTGGAGCAAATGGACATTTAATTGGTTCAGTTACTAATAAAGAAATTAGTGAGGCTTTAAAATCTCAGTTTGATATAGAATTAGATAAAAAACATATTACATTAGATAAAAAAATTAAAACACCAGGTATTTTTGAAGTTGATTGTAAATTAGGACATGCAGTTCATGCAACTTTAAAAATAGATATTATTGAAGAGTAA
- a CDS encoding recombinase family protein, whose protein sequence is MSKIFSFIRINRNYEEYTTHQVEVINEYIKRQNIKIYQSIEIEINTPNDEKNILDFLKNCQNKSTLLVSDLTVFGRTIETILEIVKFLLSNKIRIIVVSQNLDLIDDNDMLTQMILGVISMTLKLEKDLMSIRTKEALTAKKLEGASLGKPKGTIQKSKFDNQREKIEELLSVGLSVRKIAKLLGYNNHIGLNNYVKKRNIRQNLPNALDLAS, encoded by the coding sequence ATGTCTAAAATTTTTAGTTTTATTCGAATAAATAGGAATTATGAGGAATATACTACTCATCAAGTTGAAGTGATTAATGAATATATCAAAAGACAAAATATTAAAATATACCAATCAATTGAAATAGAAATAAATACTCCAAATGATGAAAAAAATATATTGGATTTTTTAAAAAACTGTCAAAATAAATCAACATTATTAGTTTCAGATTTAACAGTTTTTGGAAGAACAATTGAGACGATTTTAGAGATAGTTAAGTTTTTACTTAGTAATAAAATTAGAATAATTGTTGTTAGTCAAAATCTTGATTTAATAGATGATAATGATATGCTAACTCAAATGATTTTAGGTGTAATTTCTATGACTTTAAAACTTGAAAAAGATTTAATGAGTATTCGAACAAAAGAGGCTTTAACTGCAAAAAAATTAGAAGGTGCAAGTTTAGGAAAACCAAAAGGTACAATTCAAAAATCTAAATTTGATAATCAAAGAGAGAAAATTGAAGAGCTATTATCTGTTGGTTTATCAGTTAGAAAAATAGCAAAATTACTTGGTTATAATAATCATATAGGACTTAATAATTATGTTAAAAAAAGGAATATTAGACAAAATTTGCCTAATGCTCTAGATTTAGCAAGCTAG
- a CDS encoding UbiX family flavin prenyltransferase, translating to MKLIVAITGASGASLALKFINKLPSEIELFLVASQSAKTALKLEENISLNKYFEDKKNIKIFKDNDIAASIASGSFGVDKMIILPCSMNTLAKCSVGISDSLITRAFTVMLKQKKDVILAPREMPYNTINLENMYKLSQLGVIIAPPILGYYSNQQSLEEMENFLIGKWFDLLEIKNNLYKRWE from the coding sequence TTGAAATTAATTGTTGCAATTACTGGAGCAAGTGGAGCAAGTTTAGCTTTGAAATTTATAAATAAACTTCCAAGTGAAATTGAACTTTTTCTAGTTGCTTCACAAAGTGCAAAAACTGCTTTAAAATTAGAAGAAAATATCTCTTTAAATAAATATTTTGAAGATAAAAAAAATATAAAAATATTTAAAGATAATGATATTGCAGCTTCTATTGCTTCTGGTTCTTTTGGAGTTGATAAAATGATAATACTCCCTTGTTCAATGAATACCTTAGCAAAATGCTCAGTTGGAATATCTGATTCATTAATCACTAGAGCTTTTACAGTTATGCTTAAACAAAAAAAAGATGTAATTTTAGCCCCAAGAGAGATGCCATACAATACTATCAATTTAGAAAATATGTATAAATTATCTCAACTTGGAGTAATAATTGCACCTCCTATTTTAGGTTATTATTCAAATCAACAATCATTAGAAGAGATGGAAAACTTTCTAATAGGTAAATGGTTTGATTTATTAGAAATTAAAAATAATTTATATAAAAGATGGGAATAG
- the coaD gene encoding pantetheine-phosphate adenylyltransferase has protein sequence MDKKVDTNNIASYKKAIYSGTFDPITNGHMDIVRRASNIFDEVIIAVAKSERKSPMFSHEQRVKFAQEATKNMPGVKVIGFDTLLVELATSMKINTIIRGLRAVSDFEYELQMGYANSSINKNLETLYLMPTLENAFVSSTIVRELILFNGSFCHLVPKEVLKCM, from the coding sequence ATGGATAAGAAAGTTGATACAAATAATATAGCTTCATATAAAAAAGCTATATACAGTGGAACATTTGATCCAATTACAAATGGCCATATGGATATTGTAAGAAGAGCTTCAAATATTTTTGATGAAGTTATTATTGCAGTAGCAAAAAGTGAAAGAAAAAGTCCTATGTTCTCCCATGAACAAAGAGTAAAATTTGCACAAGAGGCAACTAAAAATATGCCTGGTGTAAAAGTAATAGGATTTGATACTTTATTAGTTGAGCTTGCAACTTCTATGAAAATAAATACAATTATTAGAGGATTAAGAGCAGTTAGTGATTTTGAATATGAATTACAAATGGGGTATGCAAACTCTTCAATTAATAAAAATTTAGAAACACTTTATTTAATGCCAACTTTGGAAAATGCCTTTGTAAGTTCTACAATTGTAAGGGAACTTATTTTATTTAATGGAAGCTTTTGCCATCTTGTACCAAAAGAAGTTTTAAAATGTATGTAG
- the tmk gene encoding dTMP kinase, translating into MYVVIEGIDTAGKSTQLEILAKKYKEAIFTKEPGGTQIGIKLRQMALEGEAKSKLAEMFLFLADRAEHIYEVILANKDKMVISDRSMISGIAYAKNLSLQTVIDLNLIATNNTLPTHVILLKLSKEELQNRLSKKEHDSIEARGIDYLLEIQNRMEETIKKLNLNYRFIDASLSIEDISKDIEDFLNE; encoded by the coding sequence ATGTATGTAGTAATTGAAGGAATTGATACGGCTGGAAAATCTACTCAATTAGAAATTTTAGCTAAAAAATATAAAGAGGCAATTTTTACAAAAGAGCCTGGTGGAACACAAATTGGAATAAAGCTTAGACAGATGGCTTTAGAAGGTGAAGCAAAATCAAAACTTGCTGAAATGTTTCTTTTTTTAGCAGATCGAGCAGAACATATATATGAAGTAATTTTAGCAAATAAAGATAAGATGGTTATCTCTGATAGATCAATGATCTCAGGAATTGCCTATGCAAAAAATTTATCTTTACAAACAGTAATAGATTTAAATCTAATTGCAACAAATAATACTTTACCAACCCATGTAATTTTATTAAAACTTTCAAAAGAAGAGTTGCAAAATAGATTATCTAAAAAAGAGCATGATTCAATTGAAGCAAGAGGGATTGATTATCTTCTTGAAATTCAAAATAGAATGGAAGAAACAATAAAAAAATTAAATTTAAATTATAGATTTATAGATGCTAGTTTAAGCATTGAAGATATTTCAAAAGATATAGAGGATTTTTTAAATGAGTAA
- the hisS gene encoding histidine--tRNA ligase, with the protein MSNIQSLRGMKDILANDSKLFTYFCENASKIAKNYGFEYIETPILEETALFKRSVGESSDIVNKEMYQFIDKGDNDVCLRPEGTAGVVRSFIQNKFDKAGGIKRWYYYGPMFRYERPQKGRLREFHQFGAEVFGVSSVYEDANIIMMIKDILDFFGISFSLKLNSLGCKECMPTYKENLVTHLSSFKTELCEDCNRRIETNPIRVLDCKNEKCQSLLQNAPKITNNLCASCDSDFEKLKEILDFNKVSYEIDSNLVRGLDYYSKTAFEFVSNEIGAQSAIAGGGRYDRLVEFLGGKSTAGIGFAIGIERLLELVKIKEEAEDIYYIGALSEKALNQVMKVANIKRKTNLTFIEYTSRGFAKHFTNAEKVGANVVVLIGEDELNDNTVYVKNLTTKIENKINIEDL; encoded by the coding sequence ATGAGTAATATACAAAGTTTAAGAGGTATGAAAGATATATTAGCAAATGATAGTAAATTATTTACATACTTTTGTGAGAATGCTTCTAAAATTGCAAAAAATTATGGATTTGAATATATAGAAACACCAATATTAGAAGAGACAGCTTTATTTAAAAGAAGTGTGGGTGAGAGTTCTGATATTGTAAATAAAGAGATGTATCAATTTATAGATAAAGGTGACAATGATGTTTGCCTAAGACCGGAGGGGACTGCTGGAGTAGTTAGAAGTTTTATTCAAAATAAATTTGATAAAGCAGGTGGAATAAAAAGATGGTACTACTATGGTCCTATGTTTAGATATGAAAGACCTCAAAAAGGAAGATTAAGAGAGTTCCACCAATTTGGAGCAGAAGTATTTGGTGTAAGTAGTGTTTATGAAGATGCAAATATTATAATGATGATAAAAGATATTTTAGATTTCTTTGGTATCTCATTTAGCTTAAAATTAAACTCTCTTGGTTGTAAAGAGTGTATGCCAACTTATAAAGAAAATTTGGTAACTCATTTAAGCAGTTTCAAAACAGAACTTTGTGAAGATTGCAACAGAAGAATTGAAACAAACCCTATTAGAGTATTAGACTGTAAAAATGAAAAGTGTCAATCTCTTTTACAAAATGCACCTAAAATAACAAATAATCTATGTGCTTCTTGTGATAGTGATTTTGAAAAATTAAAAGAGATTTTAGATTTTAATAAAGTTTCATATGAGATTGATTCAAATTTAGTTAGAGGTTTAGATTACTACTCAAAAACTGCATTTGAATTTGTAAGTAATGAAATTGGTGCTCAAAGTGCAATTGCAGGTGGAGGAAGATACGATAGACTTGTTGAGTTCTTAGGTGGAAAATCAACTGCTGGAATTGGATTTGCTATTGGAATTGAAAGATTACTTGAACTTGTAAAAATAAAAGAAGAAGCAGAAGATATTTACTATATTGGTGCTTTAAGTGAAAAAGCTTTAAATCAAGTAATGAAAGTGGCAAATATTAAAAGAAAAACAAACTTGACTTTTATTGAATATACTTCAAGAGGTTTTGCAAAACATTTTACAAATGCTGAAAAAGTAGGTGCAAATGTAGTAGTTCTAATTGGAGAAGATGAGTTAAATGATAATACAGTGTATGTTAAGAACTTAACTACAAAAATTGAAAATAAAATTAATATTGAGGATTTATAA
- the speA gene encoding biosynthetic arginine decarboxylase, whose protein sequence is MDTFGIDIWSDNNFFIEDGLLKINYKSKPSLISLVKNIRKQNYKGPLLFRFPHLIEKQINRLFDTYNKAIKENSYNGTFNAVFPLKVNQFPTFVQPLIKSGQKHNYGLEAGSKAELFIAMTYNKNAPITVNGFKDKEMIHLGFIAKKMGHNITLIIEGLNELETIVQVAKETNLPCPSIGLRVRLFNSGSGAWAKSGGIDSKFGLSSTEILEAYEMLENNNLCEYLTMIHFHIGSAMNTIKPLKNALKESGHIYAELKNLGAKNLQAINIGGGLAIEYSQFNRTINYSLQEFANDVVFTLKNIARQKNVEEPNIFTESGRFISASSAVLIAPVLELFSAEYEAEHLRLKDVNPPLIEELNDLYKDMKKRTALEYMHDSIDHLESLLKLFDLGYIDLTDRSNAEILANLIIKKAISFLEVDDYEELKRIDNKIQEKYLLNFSIFQSLPDFWGIDQEFPIMPITHLNKKPTRSASLWDITCDSDGEIEFNPNKPLYLHDVDLNKEDYFLGFFQVGAYQDVLGMKHNLFSHPTEVNVNFDKNGEVKLEQIIESQKIIDILEDIDYDTNEIKSILNSKLDDKETYEILEKYLNDNSYLKTTWS, encoded by the coding sequence TTGGATACTTTTGGTATAGATATATGGAGTGATAATAACTTTTTTATTGAAGATGGGTTACTTAAAATTAATTATAAAAGTAAACCCTCACTAATCTCATTAGTTAAAAATATAAGAAAACAAAATTATAAAGGACCTTTACTTTTTAGGTTCCCTCACCTAATAGAAAAGCAAATAAATAGACTTTTTGATACATATAACAAAGCAATAAAAGAAAACTCTTATAATGGAACTTTTAATGCAGTATTCCCTTTAAAGGTTAATCAATTCCCTACTTTTGTTCAACCTTTAATAAAATCTGGACAAAAACATAATTATGGATTAGAAGCTGGAAGTAAAGCTGAACTTTTTATTGCTATGACATATAATAAAAATGCACCTATTACAGTAAATGGTTTTAAAGATAAAGAGATGATTCATTTAGGCTTTATTGCTAAAAAAATGGGACATAATATAACTTTAATTATTGAAGGATTAAATGAACTTGAAACTATAGTTCAAGTAGCAAAAGAGACAAACCTTCCATGCCCAAGTATTGGTTTAAGAGTTAGACTATTTAATAGTGGAAGTGGAGCATGGGCAAAATCAGGGGGAATTGATTCTAAATTTGGATTAAGTTCAACTGAGATTTTAGAAGCTTATGAGATGTTAGAAAATAATAATCTTTGTGAATATCTAACTATGATTCATTTTCATATTGGTTCTGCTATGAATACTATTAAGCCTTTAAAAAATGCACTAAAAGAATCAGGGCATATTTATGCTGAACTTAAAAATCTTGGTGCAAAAAATCTACAAGCAATTAATATTGGTGGTGGATTAGCAATTGAATATTCTCAATTTAATAGAACAATTAACTACTCTTTACAAGAGTTTGCAAATGATGTTGTATTTACACTTAAAAATATTGCAAGACAAAAAAATGTTGAAGAACCAAATATTTTCACAGAATCAGGAAGATTTATCTCAGCTTCAAGTGCTGTTTTAATTGCACCTGTTTTAGAGCTATTTTCTGCTGAATATGAAGCTGAACACTTAAGACTAAAAGATGTAAATCCTCCTTTAATTGAAGAGTTAAATGATTTATATAAAGATATGAAAAAAAGAACAGCATTGGAATATATGCACGATAGTATTGACCACTTAGAGTCATTATTAAAGCTATTTGATTTAGGATATATTGATTTAACAGATAGATCAAATGCAGAAATTTTAGCAAATCTAATTATTAAAAAAGCTATCTCATTTTTAGAAGTTGATGATTATGAGGAGTTAAAAAGAATAGATAATAAAATTCAAGAAAAATATCTATTAAATTTTTCTATTTTCCAATCTCTTCCTGATTTTTGGGGAATTGACCAAGAGTTTCCAATTATGCCAATAACTCATCTAAATAAAAAACCTACAAGAAGTGCTTCTTTATGGGATATTACTTGTGATAGTGATGGAGAAATAGAATTTAATCCAAATAAACCTTTATATTTACATGATGTGGATTTAAATAAAGAGGATTATTTCTTAGGTTTCTTCCAAGTTGGAGCATATCAAGATGTTTTAGGTATGAAACATAACCTATTCTCTCATCCAACAGAAGTAAATGTAAACTTTGATAAAAATGGTGAAGTTAAACTTGAACAAATTATTGAATCACAAAAAATTATAGATATATTAGAAGATATTGATTATGATACTAATGAAATTAAATCAATTTTAAATTCAAAATTAGATGATAAAGAAACTTATGAAATTTTAGAAAAATATTTAAATGATAATTCATATCTAAAAACAACTTGGAGTTAA
- the cysE gene encoding serine O-acetyltransferase: MHDTQEEELSLWQLIKEDFTVPKKNDPALNSTLELFFNYPGVWAIINYRVANALYKKNFKRLSRIISGISTFLTKTDIHPGCQIGRRVFIDHAIGVVIGETAIVENDVLIYQGVTLGGVSLNKGKRHPTIKSNCVIGSGAKVLGNITIGKNSRIGANSVVICDVPKNCTAVGVPAKIIKRDDKKCKLSHDDLPDINKEMFDYLLKRVAVLENAVKKYEGIDLSSEDKELEEIYERFIQAMNSIKK, translated from the coding sequence ATGCATGATACACAAGAAGAGGAATTATCTCTTTGGCAATTAATAAAAGAAGATTTTACAGTTCCAAAAAAAAATGACCCAGCATTAAACTCAACGCTGGAGTTATTTTTTAACTACCCAGGAGTTTGGGCAATAATAAATTATAGAGTAGCAAATGCTTTATACAAAAAGAATTTTAAAAGATTATCAAGAATAATAAGTGGAATTTCTACTTTTTTAACTAAAACAGATATTCATCCAGGATGTCAAATAGGAAGAAGAGTATTTATAGACCATGCAATTGGAGTTGTAATTGGAGAGACTGCAATTGTTGAAAATGATGTGCTTATCTACCAAGGAGTAACACTAGGTGGAGTTTCTTTAAATAAAGGGAAAAGACATCCTACAATTAAATCAAATTGTGTAATTGGTAGTGGAGCAAAGGTTTTAGGAAATATTACTATTGGAAAAAACTCAAGAATAGGAGCAAACTCTGTAGTAATTTGCGATGTTCCAAAAAATTGTACAGCAGTAGGAGTACCTGCAAAAATCATTAAAAGAGATGATAAAAAATGCAAATTATCTCATGATGATTTACCAGATATTAATAAAGAGATGTTTGATTATCTTCTAAAAAGAGTAGCAGTATTAGAAAATGCAGTTAAAAAATATGAAGGTATAGATTTAAGTAGTGAAGATAAAGAACTTGAAGAGATTTATGAAAGATTTATTCAAGCAATGAACTCAATAAAAAAATGA
- a CDS encoding sulfite exporter TauE/SafE family protein translates to MIIELLFLGLITGFISGFFGVGGGMILVPLLIFIGFTMKEAIAISIMQMVFSSIFGSFLNLKKSLDVLKDGIFIGLGGTIGGLFSGYIISNVSNLSLQYLFIAIVVFSIVRIFFSPAEPKEEPKKQNILLLMFIGFIIGLIAMSIGVGGSIMLTPILVGFMNYSLKKATSLGLFFVVFSSIAGFSSLSYHGQMLYEEGFYVGIASLVGVYFGIKAKNLIHSNSYKKYILFLNLSVLILMISKTF, encoded by the coding sequence ATGATTATTGAACTTTTATTTTTAGGACTTATTACAGGATTTATTTCTGGGTTCTTTGGAGTTGGTGGAGGAATGATATTAGTTCCTTTACTTATCTTTATTGGCTTTACAATGAAAGAAGCTATTGCTATTTCTATAATGCAAATGGTTTTTAGTTCAATCTTTGGAAGCTTTTTAAACCTTAAAAAAAGTCTTGATGTTCTAAAAGATGGGATATTTATTGGATTGGGTGGAACTATTGGTGGATTATTTAGTGGATATATTATCTCTAATGTATCCAATTTATCTTTACAATATTTATTTATTGCCATAGTTGTTTTTTCAATTGTACGAATCTTTTTTTCTCCTGCTGAACCAAAAGAAGAACCAAAAAAACAAAATATACTTTTATTAATGTTTATTGGTTTTATTATCGGGCTTATTGCAATGAGTATTGGAGTTGGTGGCTCAATTATGCTAACACCTATTTTAGTTGGATTTATGAATTATAGTTTAAAAAAAGCAACTTCACTAGGTCTATTTTTTGTAGTTTTTTCATCAATTGCAGGGTTTAGTTCACTTTCATATCATGGTCAAATGTTATATGAAGAAGGATTTTATGTGGGAATTGCTTCTTTAGTGGGAGTATATTTTGGAATAAAAGCTAAGAATTTAATACATTCGAACTCTTATAAAAAATATATTCTTTTCTTAAATCTTTCTGTTTTAATCTTAATGATAAGTAAAACCTTTTAA
- a CDS encoding sensor histidine kinase — protein MKSNFIRLLKENSSNLIYEWNPKTKELIWHTKNKFFSINNPNSSNFENLFAQIILEDKKLFSFNKLENKKDYIEFTFHIFDKNNKSKSFMDKSTKIILNNEEVYIGSIEELAFNKTQLKINNILNSIDDLIFYKNLNFEYIECNDAFCKFVNLEKKELLGKKDKDFINKELAHFINSFDKELLKTGKTQCYEFWIKNHKNQKRYIQTKKILLLNENNKPFAIFAIARDLTDKIKNQKLLEDSKKSYIQLFEANKVPVLFIDPKDGKILDANKAALNFYGYSLEEIKKIFISNINTLSKEEIQYEMKLAKEEKRDSFLFRHKLKSNEIKDVEVFSGPLEYENKKILYSIIHDVTNKVKVQKALRQANTIYQNTKEGIFITNLQGDILSANKAFTDITGYTKEEILGKNPKFLKSNKHPISFYKELWEEINKNGYWEGEIINKNKNGKCYPQWLTINTVYDLDNEPINYIAVFSDFTKLKEQEKLLREKDHIMFQQSKMASMGEMLRNIAHQWRQPLSVISSSASGLKLKHELEILHQEEIPEFCDGILKSSKYLSDTIDDFTDFFKNQNQKANFSIKDAIQRAIILSSASLKNNDIELKTQIEEVSIYGVENEFVQVLLNLINNAKDALKNIKIENKTITIKSLIEKNLLKISIKDNAGGVPLKFIDKIFEPYFTTKDKLQGTGIGLYMSQEIITNHLNGTIKVLNYKNKEQKGAEFIIEIPL, from the coding sequence ATGAAAAGTAATTTTATTAGATTATTAAAAGAAAACTCTTCAAATCTTATTTATGAATGGAATCCTAAAACAAAAGAACTTATTTGGCATACAAAAAATAAGTTCTTTTCAATAAATAATCCCAATTCTTCAAACTTTGAAAATTTATTTGCTCAAATAATTTTAGAAGATAAAAAACTCTTTTCTTTTAATAAACTTGAAAATAAAAAAGACTATATAGAATTTACTTTTCATATTTTTGATAAAAATAATAAATCAAAATCTTTTATGGATAAATCAACAAAAATTATTTTAAATAATGAAGAGGTTTATATTGGAAGTATTGAAGAGTTAGCATTTAATAAAACTCAACTTAAAATTAATAATATTCTAAACTCAATTGATGACTTGATTTTTTATAAAAATTTAAATTTCGAATATATAGAGTGTAATGATGCCTTTTGTAAATTTGTAAATTTAGAAAAAAAAGAGCTTCTAGGTAAAAAAGATAAAGATTTTATAAATAAAGAACTAGCACATTTTATTAACTCATTTGATAAAGAGCTTTTAAAAACAGGGAAAACTCAATGTTATGAGTTTTGGATAAAAAATCATAAAAATCAAAAAAGATATATTCAAACAAAAAAAATCTTATTACTAAATGAAAATAACAAACCCTTTGCTATTTTTGCAATTGCTAGGGATTTAACAGATAAAATCAAAAATCAAAAACTTCTTGAAGATAGTAAAAAAAGTTATATACAACTTTTTGAAGCAAATAAAGTTCCTGTACTATTTATAGATCCAAAAGATGGAAAAATTTTAGATGCAAATAAAGCTGCTTTGAATTTTTATGGATATAGTTTAGAAGAGATAAAAAAGATTTTTATTTCTAATATAAATACTTTATCAAAAGAAGAGATTCAATATGAAATGAAATTAGCAAAAGAAGAAAAAAGAGATAGCTTTTTATTTAGACATAAATTAAAATCAAATGAAATTAAAGATGTGGAGGTTTTTTCAGGACCATTAGAATATGAAAACAAAAAAATTCTTTATTCAATTATTCATGATGTAACAAATAAAGTCAAAGTACAAAAGGCTTTAAGACAAGCAAATACAATCTATCAAAATACAAAAGAAGGTATTTTTATTACTAATTTACAAGGAGATATTCTTTCTGCCAATAAAGCTTTTACAGATATTACAGGCTATACAAAAGAGGAAATATTAGGTAAAAATCCAAAGTTTTTAAAATCAAATAAACATCCAATTTCATTTTATAAAGAACTTTGGGAAGAGATAAATAAAAATGGATATTGGGAAGGTGAAATTATAAATAAAAATAAAAATGGCAAATGTTACCCCCAATGGCTAACTATTAATACAGTATATGATTTAGATAATGAACCTATTAATTATATTGCTGTATTTAGTGATTTTACAAAATTAAAAGAGCAAGAAAAGCTTTTAAGAGAAAAAGACCATATTATGTTTCAACAATCAAAAATGGCTTCAATGGGAGAAATGTTAAGAAATATTGCACACCAATGGAGACAACCTTTAAGTGTTATTAGCTCTTCTGCTTCTGGGTTAAAATTAAAACATGAATTGGAAATTTTACATCAAGAAGAGATACCAGAATTTTGTGATGGGATATTAAAATCTTCAAAATATCTTTCTGATACAATTGATGATTTTACTGATTTTTTTAAAAATCAAAATCAAAAAGCAAATTTTAGTATTAAAGATGCTATACAAAGGGCTATTATACTTTCAAGTGCTTCTTTAAAAAATAATGATATTGAACTAAAAACACAAATTGAAGAAGTAAGTATATATGGTGTTGAAAATGAATTTGTACAAGTTCTTTTAAATTTAATAAATAATGCAAAAGATGCTTTAAAAAATATTAAAATAGAAAATAAAACAATAACTATAAAATCACTAATTGAAAAAAATCTTTTAAAAATATCTATAAAAGATAATGCAGGAGGTGTTCCTTTAAAATTTATTGATAAGATTTTTGAACCTTATTTTACAACAAAAGATAAATTACAAGGAACAGGAATAGGACTTTATATGTCTCAAGAAATAATAACAAACCATTTAAATGGAACAATTAAAGTTCTTAATTATAAAAATAAAGAGCAAAAAGGTGCTGAATTTATAATAGAGATTCCCCTATAG